From the Manihot esculenta cultivar AM560-2 chromosome 3, M.esculenta_v8, whole genome shotgun sequence genome, one window contains:
- the LOC110611221 gene encoding cellulose synthase-like protein E1 translates to MEREQYIPLFETKEAKAWLFYRLFSVTVFLAVCFIWVYRITNLPKNGEDGRWVWIGLLAAELWFGLYWLITQALRWNPVFRSTFKDRLSWRYKEELPGVDIFVCTANFKIEPPIMVVNTVLSVLAYDYSPEKLSVYLSDDGGSDLTFYALLEGSEFARHWIPYCKKFKVEPRSPAAYFTDSKSCMDLSHHSEASLAIKKLYEEMKERIASATKLGRIPEEQRSKHEGFSQWDSYSSRLDHDTILQILIDGKDPNAKDIDGCALPTLVYLAREKRPQHPHHFKAGAMNALIRVSSKISNGPIILNLDCDMYSNNSLSVHDALCFFLDEEKSHEVAFAQYPQHFENITKNDVYSNSLRVGFNVEFHGLDGFGGPPYCGTGCFQRRDVLCGRKFTKDSKFEWKNDDDHKRLRSILELEQETKSLASCTYEQNTQWGKEMGLRYGCLLEDVITGLSIHCRGWKSVYINPERKAFIGLAPTTLSQTLVQHKRWAEGAFQILFCNYSPLSYARGKISFGLQLGYCYYCFWCPSSIPVLCYCIFPSLYLLKGISLFPQISSPWILPFAYVIATRYIYSLAEFLWSGGTILGWWCEQRMWLYKRTSSFFFGFIDTILKMLGFTESTFVVTAKFTDEDVLKRYEKEMMEFGDSSPMFAILATLAMLNLFCFIGVVNKVIMNGDVFSLYKTMPLQTLLCIALVLINLPLYQGLFLRNDNGKLPSSLAFKSFVVALLASSSFTLLY, encoded by the exons ATGGAAAGAGAGCAATACATCCCATTatttgaaacaaaagaagctaaGGCATGGCTCTTTTACAGGCTCTTCTCTGTAACTGTGTTTCTTGCTGTATGCTTCATATGGGTTTACAGAATCACTAACTTACCAAAAAATGGAGAAGATGGCAGATGGGTTTGGATTGGACTGCTTGCAGCTGAGTTATGGTTCGGTCTTTACTGGCTCATCACTCAAGCTCTCAGGTGGAACCCAGTCTTCAGGTCCACCTTCAAGGACAGGCTCTCTTGGAGGTACAAGGAAGAGTTGCCTGGAGTAGATATATTTGTATGCACAGCAAATTTCAAGATAGAGCCGCCGATAATGGTGGTGAATACGGTGTTATCGGTTTTGGCTTATGATTATTCACCGGAAAAACTTAGTGTGTATCTGTCGGACGATGGTGGATCAGATCTTACGTTTTATGCTCTCTTGGAGGGTTCCGAGTTTGCCAGACATTGGATACCATATTGTAAGAAGTTCAAGGTGGAACCAAGGTCTCCTGCTGCTTATTTTACTGATTCTAAATCTTGTATGGATCTTTCTCATCATAGTGAGGCGTCCCTAGCTATTAAG AAATTAtatgaagaaatgaaagagcgAATTGCAAGTGCAACCAAGCTAGGTCGAATCCCTGAAGAACAACGCTCCAAACATGAAGGATTTTCACAGTGGGATTCATACTCCTCACGGCTAGACCATGACACTATCCTTCaa ATTCTGATAGATGGGAAAGATCCAAATGCCAAAGACATTGATGGGTGTGCTTTGCCTACTTTGGTATACCTTGCTAGAGAGAAGAGACCCCAACATCCACACCATTTCAAAGCTGGAGCTATGAATGCCTTG ATTAGAGTGTCATCAAAGATCAGCAATGGACCGATTATTCTCAATCTTGACTGTGATATGTACTCAAACAATTCATTATCCGTTCACGATGCACTTTGCTTCTTCTTGGATGAAGAGAAAAGCCATGAAGTTGCTTTTGCACAATACCCACAACACTTCGAAAATATTACCAAGAATGATGTTTACAGCAACTCTTTACGAGTGGGTTTCAAT GTGGAATTCCatggtttggatggttttggaggCCCTCCATATTGTGGAACTGGCTGCTTTCAGAGGAGAGATGTTCTGTGTGGAAGGAAATTCACTAAAGATAGCAAATTTGAATGGAAGAACGATGATGATCATAAGAGACTAAGGAGCATACTGGAATTAGAACAAGAAACAAAGTCTCTTGCAAGCTGTACTTACGAGCAAAACACTCAATGGGGCAAAGAG ATGGGTCTGAGATACGGGTGTCTGCTCGAAGACGTGATTACTGGCTTGTCAATCCATTGCAGAGGATGGAAATCAGTGTATATCAATCCAGAAAGGAAGGCATTCATCGGTCTGGCTCCAACTACCTTGTCTCAGACACTGGTGCAGCACAAGAGATGGGCTGAAGGTGCTTTCCAGATTTTGTTTTGCAATTATAGCCCTTTATCGTATGCCCGTGGAAAGATTAGCTTTGGCCTGCAACTAGGTTATTGCTACTATTGTTTCTGGTGTCCATCCAGCATTCCAGTACTCTGTTACTGTATATTCCCTTCGCTTTATCTCCTTAAAGGCATATCCTTGTTCCCAcag ATCTCGAGCCCATGGATCCTAccttttgcttatgtaatagctactCGATACATTTATAGCCTAGCTGAATTCCTATGGTCTGGTGGCACAATCCTTGGCTGGTGGTGTGAACAAAGAATGTGGTTATATAAAAGAACAAGCTCCTTCTTCTTTGGATTCATTGACACCATTTTGAAGATGCTAGGATTCACTGAATCAACATTTGTAGTCACTGCAAAATTTACCGATGAAGATGTATTAAAAAGGTACGAGAAAGAGATGATGGAATTTGGAGATTCCTCTCCAATGTTCGCCATCTTAGCAACACTTGCAATGCTCAATCTCTTCTGCTTTATTGGAGTTGTGAATAAAGTGATCATGAATGGCGATGTTTTTAGTCTTTACAAGACTATGCCTTTGCAAACTCTTCTCTGCATTGCTTTGGTTCTCATCAACTTGCCTCTGTATCAGGGCCTTTTCCTGAGGAATGACAACGGCAAGTTGCCAAGTTCTCTAGCTTTCAAATCATTTGTTGTAGCTCTTCTTGCTTCCTCTAGCTTCACTCTCCTATATTGA